One region of Pagrus major chromosome 7, Pma_NU_1.0 genomic DNA includes:
- the LOC140999201 gene encoding rap1 GTPase-activating protein 1-like isoform X5, giving the protein MAKNHHNHFSAPMVTKAHWKKPSHTTDLFEMIEKMQGNRMDEQRCTFPPPLKTEEDYIPYPSVHEVLGRKSPFPLILLPQFGGYWIEGTNHDLNETVDTEQLQPLSPNTRTKLECNTTATIYRKHFLGKEHFNYYSVDGALGHLVFSLKYDVIGDQEHLRLMLRNKLKTHHDVIPISCLTEFPNVVQMAKLVCEEVNVDRFFPVLYPKASRLIVTFDEHVISNNFKFGIVYQKFGQTSEEELFGNSDESSAFVEFLEFLGEKIELHNFKGFRGGLDVTHGQTGTESVYCNYRNKEVMFHVSTKLPYTEGDTQQLQRKRHIGNDIVAIVFQEENTPFVPDMIASNFLHAYVVVQVVNPCSDNVLYRVSVTARDDVPFFGPALPNPAVFKKGPEFHEFLFTKLINAEYACYKAEKFAKLEERTRSALLETLYEELHVNSQAMMGVGGEDDKLENGSGGGGGFFESFKRVIRSRSQSMDAMGLTLKKPHTVSTSLSGSFNHDTTETPKFPGISLIIPGKSPTRKKSGPFSSRRSSAIGIENIQEVQERSRESSPNTQKTPDSGHISQDPKSDNSSNQSSPEVLTTAKNSSYLGGRAPSIPEGQDLSRSSSNASSFASVVEDNETEATEDYDTGMESLSSAGTPHKRDSLTYSTWLEDSISTTSTNSRGNSPGPGKPERGKGTDIRIKLERPHDHQSSSNC; this is encoded by the exons GTGTTGGGCAGAAAAAGCCcctttcctctcatcctcctgcCGCAGTTTGGGGGTTACTGGATTGAAGGGACAAACCATGACCTGAATGAAACAGTGGACACAGAACAGCTGCAGCCTCTGTCCCCGAACACCCGCACCAAACTGGAATGtaacacaacagcaacaatctACAGGAAACACTTCCTGGGCAAG GAACACTTTAATTACTATTCAGTGGACGGTGCCCTTGGACATCTGGTGTTCTCTCTAAAGTACGACGTGATCGGTGACCAGGAACATCTCCGTCTAATGCTCAG GAACAAGCTGAAAACCCATCATGATGTGATCCCCATCTCCTGTCTGACAGAGTTTCCTAATGTGGTACAGATGGCCAAA CTCGTCTGTGAAGAGGTCAACGTGGACCgcttttttcctgtcctttatcCAAAA GCTTCAAGACTAATTGTCACCTTTGATGAACATGTGATAAGCAACAATTTCAAGTTTGGGATCGTTTATCAAAAATTTGGACAG ACTTCAGAGGAAGAGCTGTTTGGAAACAGTGATGAGAGTTCTGCCTTTGTAGAATTCCTGGAGTTTCTAGGAGAGAAAATTGAGCTGCACAACTTTAAAGG TTTCCGTGGAGGGTTAGACGTGACTCACGGGCAGACTGGCACTGAATCTGTCTACTGCAACTACCGCAACAAAGAGGTCATGTTCCATGTGTCCACAAAGCTGCCTTACACAGAAGGGGACACCCAGCAG TTGCAGAGAAAGAGGCACATAGGAAACGACATCGTGGCCATCGTATTCCAAGAGGAAAACACTCCCTTCGTCCCCGACATGATCGCCTCCAACTTTCTCCACGCCTACGTTGTGGTCCAAGTGGTCAACCCCTGCTCTGACAATGTCCTCTACAGG GTGTCGGTGACAGCGCGGGATGACGTACCTTTCTTTGGCCCGGCCCTCCCAAACCCTGCTGTCTTTAAAAAA GGCCCTGAATTCCATGAATTCCTTTTTACTAAGCTCATCAATGCAGAATACGCCTGCTACAAAGCTGAGAAATTTGCCAAATTAGAG GAACGAACGCGGTCTGCCTTGTTAGAAACCCTTTATGAGGAGCTCCACGTGAACAGCCAGGCCATGATGGGCgttggaggagaggatgacAAACTGGAAAatgggagtggaggaggagggggcttCTTTGAGTCCTTCAAG CGGGTGATCCGCAGCAGGAGCCAGTCTATGGACGCCATGGGTCTTACTCTCAAGAAGCCACACACAGTCTCCACTAGCCTCAGTGGCAGCTTTAACCACGACACCACAGAGACCCCCAAATTCCCAGGGATA TCTTTGATAATCCCCGGGAAAAGCCCGACTAGGAAAAAGTCAGGTCCTTTCAGCTCCAGGAGAAGCAGTGCTATCGGTattgaaaacattcaagaagtccaggagaggag TAGAGAGAGCTCCCCAAATACCCAGAAGACCCCTGACAGCGGGCACATCTCTCAAGACCCCAAATCTGACAACTCGTCCAATCAGAGCTCTCCTGAAGTGCTCACAACAGCAAAGAACAG TTCTTATCTCGGTGGCAGGGCCCCATCTATCCCTGAGGGTCAAGACCTCTCCCGCTCCTCCTCCAACGCTAGCAGCTTCGCCAGTGTGGTGGAGGACAATGAGACAGAGGCAACAGAGGACTACGACACGGGCATG GAGAGTCTGTCGTCTGCCGGGACGCCACACAAGCGGGACTCCCTCACCTACAGCACCTGGCTGGAGGACAGCATCAGCACCACCAGTACCAACAGTCGTGGTAACTCCCCAG GGCCTGGTAAACCTGAACGAGGGAAGGGGACAGACATACGtatcaaactggaacgaccacACGATCATCAGTCCTCATCA aaCTGTTAG
- the LOC140999201 gene encoding rap1 GTPase-activating protein 1-like isoform X2 has protein sequence MAKNHHNHFSAPMVTKAHWKKPSHTTDLFEMIEKMQGNRMDEQRCTFPPPLKTEEDYIPYPSVHEVLGRKSPFPLILLPQFGGYWIEGTNHDLNETVDTEQLQPLSPNTRTKLECNTTATIYRKHFLGKEHFNYYSVDGALGHLVFSLKYDVIGDQEHLRLMLRNKLKTHHDVIPISCLTEFPNVVQMAKLVCEEVNVDRFFPVLYPKASRLIVTFDEHVISNNFKFGIVYQKFGQTSEEELFGNSDESSAFVEFLEFLGEKIELHNFKGFRGGLDVTHGQTGTESVYCNYRNKEVMFHVSTKLPYTEGDTQQLQRKRHIGNDIVAIVFQEENTPFVPDMIASNFLHAYVVVQVVNPCSDNVLYRVSVTARDDVPFFGPALPNPAVFKKGPEFHEFLFTKLINAEYACYKAEKFAKLEERTRSALLETLYEELHVNSQAMMGVGGEDDKLENGSGGGGGFFESFKRVIRSRSQSMDAMGLTLKKPHTVSTSLSGSFNHDTTETPKFPGISLLVPGKSPSKYGRRGSAIGIGTVEESLIIPGKSPTRKKSGPFSSRRSSAIGIENIQEVQERSRESSPNTQKTPDSGHISQDPKSDNSSNQSSPEVLTTAKNSSYLGGRAPSIPEGQDLSRSSSNASSFASVVEDNETEATEDYDTGMESLSSAGTPHKRDSLTYSTWLEDSISTTSTNSRGNSPGPGKPERGKGTDIRIKLERPHDHQSSSNC, from the exons GTGTTGGGCAGAAAAAGCCcctttcctctcatcctcctgcCGCAGTTTGGGGGTTACTGGATTGAAGGGACAAACCATGACCTGAATGAAACAGTGGACACAGAACAGCTGCAGCCTCTGTCCCCGAACACCCGCACCAAACTGGAATGtaacacaacagcaacaatctACAGGAAACACTTCCTGGGCAAG GAACACTTTAATTACTATTCAGTGGACGGTGCCCTTGGACATCTGGTGTTCTCTCTAAAGTACGACGTGATCGGTGACCAGGAACATCTCCGTCTAATGCTCAG GAACAAGCTGAAAACCCATCATGATGTGATCCCCATCTCCTGTCTGACAGAGTTTCCTAATGTGGTACAGATGGCCAAA CTCGTCTGTGAAGAGGTCAACGTGGACCgcttttttcctgtcctttatcCAAAA GCTTCAAGACTAATTGTCACCTTTGATGAACATGTGATAAGCAACAATTTCAAGTTTGGGATCGTTTATCAAAAATTTGGACAG ACTTCAGAGGAAGAGCTGTTTGGAAACAGTGATGAGAGTTCTGCCTTTGTAGAATTCCTGGAGTTTCTAGGAGAGAAAATTGAGCTGCACAACTTTAAAGG TTTCCGTGGAGGGTTAGACGTGACTCACGGGCAGACTGGCACTGAATCTGTCTACTGCAACTACCGCAACAAAGAGGTCATGTTCCATGTGTCCACAAAGCTGCCTTACACAGAAGGGGACACCCAGCAG TTGCAGAGAAAGAGGCACATAGGAAACGACATCGTGGCCATCGTATTCCAAGAGGAAAACACTCCCTTCGTCCCCGACATGATCGCCTCCAACTTTCTCCACGCCTACGTTGTGGTCCAAGTGGTCAACCCCTGCTCTGACAATGTCCTCTACAGG GTGTCGGTGACAGCGCGGGATGACGTACCTTTCTTTGGCCCGGCCCTCCCAAACCCTGCTGTCTTTAAAAAA GGCCCTGAATTCCATGAATTCCTTTTTACTAAGCTCATCAATGCAGAATACGCCTGCTACAAAGCTGAGAAATTTGCCAAATTAGAG GAACGAACGCGGTCTGCCTTGTTAGAAACCCTTTATGAGGAGCTCCACGTGAACAGCCAGGCCATGATGGGCgttggaggagaggatgacAAACTGGAAAatgggagtggaggaggagggggcttCTTTGAGTCCTTCAAG CGGGTGATCCGCAGCAGGAGCCAGTCTATGGACGCCATGGGTCTTACTCTCAAGAAGCCACACACAGTCTCCACTAGCCTCAGTGGCAGCTTTAACCACGACACCACAGAGACCCCCAAATTCCCAGGGATA TCATTGCTTGTCCCAGGCAAAAGTCCCAGTAAATATGGACGTCGAGGCAGTGCCATAGGGATAGGAACAGTAGAAGAG TCTTTGATAATCCCCGGGAAAAGCCCGACTAGGAAAAAGTCAGGTCCTTTCAGCTCCAGGAGAAGCAGTGCTATCGGTattgaaaacattcaagaagtccaggagaggag TAGAGAGAGCTCCCCAAATACCCAGAAGACCCCTGACAGCGGGCACATCTCTCAAGACCCCAAATCTGACAACTCGTCCAATCAGAGCTCTCCTGAAGTGCTCACAACAGCAAAGAACAG TTCTTATCTCGGTGGCAGGGCCCCATCTATCCCTGAGGGTCAAGACCTCTCCCGCTCCTCCTCCAACGCTAGCAGCTTCGCCAGTGTGGTGGAGGACAATGAGACAGAGGCAACAGAGGACTACGACACGGGCATG GAGAGTCTGTCGTCTGCCGGGACGCCACACAAGCGGGACTCCCTCACCTACAGCACCTGGCTGGAGGACAGCATCAGCACCACCAGTACCAACAGTCGTGGTAACTCCCCAG GGCCTGGTAAACCTGAACGAGGGAAGGGGACAGACATACGtatcaaactggaacgaccacACGATCATCAGTCCTCATCA aaCTGTTAG
- the LOC140999201 gene encoding rap1 GTPase-activating protein 1-like isoform X4, which produces MAKNHHNHFSAPMVTKAHWKKPSHTTDLFEMIEKMQGNRMDEQRCTFPPPLKTEEDYIPYPSVHEVLGRKSPFPLILLPQFGGYWIEGTNHDLNETVDTEQLQPLSPNTRTKLECNTTATIYRKHFLGKEHFNYYSVDGALGHLVFSLKYDVIGDQEHLRLMLRNKLKTHHDVIPISCLTEFPNVVQMAKLVCEEVNVDRFFPVLYPKASRLIVTFDEHVISNNFKFGIVYQKFGQTSEEELFGNSDESSAFVEFLEFLGEKIELHNFKGFRGGLDVTHGQTGTESVYCNYRNKEVMFHVSTKLPYTEGDTQQLQRKRHIGNDIVAIVFQEENTPFVPDMIASNFLHAYVVVQVVNPCSDNVLYRVSVTARDDVPFFGPALPNPAVFKKGPEFHEFLFTKLINAEYACYKAEKFAKLEERTRSALLETLYEELHVNSQAMMGVGGEDDKLENGSGGGGGFFESFKRVIRSRSQSMDAMGLTLKKPHTVSTSLSGSFNHDTTETPKFPGISLIIPGKSPTRKKSGPFSSRRSSAIGIENIQEVQERSSRESSPNTQKTPDSGHISQDPKSDNSSNQSSPEVLTTAKNSSYLGGRAPSIPEGQDLSRSSSNASSFASVVEDNETEATEDYDTGMESLSSAGTPHKRDSLTYSTWLEDSISTTSTNSRGNSPGPGKPERGKGTDIRIKLERPHDHQSSSNC; this is translated from the exons GTGTTGGGCAGAAAAAGCCcctttcctctcatcctcctgcCGCAGTTTGGGGGTTACTGGATTGAAGGGACAAACCATGACCTGAATGAAACAGTGGACACAGAACAGCTGCAGCCTCTGTCCCCGAACACCCGCACCAAACTGGAATGtaacacaacagcaacaatctACAGGAAACACTTCCTGGGCAAG GAACACTTTAATTACTATTCAGTGGACGGTGCCCTTGGACATCTGGTGTTCTCTCTAAAGTACGACGTGATCGGTGACCAGGAACATCTCCGTCTAATGCTCAG GAACAAGCTGAAAACCCATCATGATGTGATCCCCATCTCCTGTCTGACAGAGTTTCCTAATGTGGTACAGATGGCCAAA CTCGTCTGTGAAGAGGTCAACGTGGACCgcttttttcctgtcctttatcCAAAA GCTTCAAGACTAATTGTCACCTTTGATGAACATGTGATAAGCAACAATTTCAAGTTTGGGATCGTTTATCAAAAATTTGGACAG ACTTCAGAGGAAGAGCTGTTTGGAAACAGTGATGAGAGTTCTGCCTTTGTAGAATTCCTGGAGTTTCTAGGAGAGAAAATTGAGCTGCACAACTTTAAAGG TTTCCGTGGAGGGTTAGACGTGACTCACGGGCAGACTGGCACTGAATCTGTCTACTGCAACTACCGCAACAAAGAGGTCATGTTCCATGTGTCCACAAAGCTGCCTTACACAGAAGGGGACACCCAGCAG TTGCAGAGAAAGAGGCACATAGGAAACGACATCGTGGCCATCGTATTCCAAGAGGAAAACACTCCCTTCGTCCCCGACATGATCGCCTCCAACTTTCTCCACGCCTACGTTGTGGTCCAAGTGGTCAACCCCTGCTCTGACAATGTCCTCTACAGG GTGTCGGTGACAGCGCGGGATGACGTACCTTTCTTTGGCCCGGCCCTCCCAAACCCTGCTGTCTTTAAAAAA GGCCCTGAATTCCATGAATTCCTTTTTACTAAGCTCATCAATGCAGAATACGCCTGCTACAAAGCTGAGAAATTTGCCAAATTAGAG GAACGAACGCGGTCTGCCTTGTTAGAAACCCTTTATGAGGAGCTCCACGTGAACAGCCAGGCCATGATGGGCgttggaggagaggatgacAAACTGGAAAatgggagtggaggaggagggggcttCTTTGAGTCCTTCAAG CGGGTGATCCGCAGCAGGAGCCAGTCTATGGACGCCATGGGTCTTACTCTCAAGAAGCCACACACAGTCTCCACTAGCCTCAGTGGCAGCTTTAACCACGACACCACAGAGACCCCCAAATTCCCAGGGATA TCTTTGATAATCCCCGGGAAAAGCCCGACTAGGAAAAAGTCAGGTCCTTTCAGCTCCAGGAGAAGCAGTGCTATCGGTattgaaaacattcaagaagtccaggagaggag CAGTAGAGAGAGCTCCCCAAATACCCAGAAGACCCCTGACAGCGGGCACATCTCTCAAGACCCCAAATCTGACAACTCGTCCAATCAGAGCTCTCCTGAAGTGCTCACAACAGCAAAGAACAG TTCTTATCTCGGTGGCAGGGCCCCATCTATCCCTGAGGGTCAAGACCTCTCCCGCTCCTCCTCCAACGCTAGCAGCTTCGCCAGTGTGGTGGAGGACAATGAGACAGAGGCAACAGAGGACTACGACACGGGCATG GAGAGTCTGTCGTCTGCCGGGACGCCACACAAGCGGGACTCCCTCACCTACAGCACCTGGCTGGAGGACAGCATCAGCACCACCAGTACCAACAGTCGTGGTAACTCCCCAG GGCCTGGTAAACCTGAACGAGGGAAGGGGACAGACATACGtatcaaactggaacgaccacACGATCATCAGTCCTCATCA aaCTGTTAG
- the LOC140999201 gene encoding rap1 GTPase-activating protein 1-like isoform X9 codes for MAKNHHNHFSAPMVTKAHWKKPSHTTDLFEMIEKMQGNRMDEQRCTFPPPLKTEEDYIPYPSVHEVLGRKSPFPLILLPQFGGYWIEGTNHDLNETVDTEQLQPLSPNTRTKLECNTTATIYRKHFLGKEHFNYYSVDGALGHLVFSLKYDVIGDQEHLRLMLRNKLKTHHDVIPISCLTEFPNVVQMAKLVCEEVNVDRFFPVLYPKASRLIVTFDEHVISNNFKFGIVYQKFGQTSEEELFGNSDESSAFVEFLEFLGEKIELHNFKGFRGGLDVTHGQTGTESVYCNYRNKEVMFHVSTKLPYTEGDTQQLQRKRHIGNDIVAIVFQEENTPFVPDMIASNFLHAYVVVQVVNPCSDNVLYRVSVTARDDVPFFGPALPNPAVFKKGPEFHEFLFTKLINAEYACYKAEKFAKLEERTRSALLETLYEELHVNSQAMMGVGGEDDKLENGSGGGGGFFESFKSLIIPGKSPTRKKSGPFSSRRSSAIGIENIQEVQERSSRESSPNTQKTPDSGHISQDPKSDNSSNQSSPEVLTTAKNSSYLGGRAPSIPEGQDLSRSSSNASSFASVVEDNETEATEDYDTGMESLSSAGTPHKRDSLTYSTWLEDSISTTSTNSRGNSPGPGKPERGKGTDIRIKLERPHDHQSSSNC; via the exons GTGTTGGGCAGAAAAAGCCcctttcctctcatcctcctgcCGCAGTTTGGGGGTTACTGGATTGAAGGGACAAACCATGACCTGAATGAAACAGTGGACACAGAACAGCTGCAGCCTCTGTCCCCGAACACCCGCACCAAACTGGAATGtaacacaacagcaacaatctACAGGAAACACTTCCTGGGCAAG GAACACTTTAATTACTATTCAGTGGACGGTGCCCTTGGACATCTGGTGTTCTCTCTAAAGTACGACGTGATCGGTGACCAGGAACATCTCCGTCTAATGCTCAG GAACAAGCTGAAAACCCATCATGATGTGATCCCCATCTCCTGTCTGACAGAGTTTCCTAATGTGGTACAGATGGCCAAA CTCGTCTGTGAAGAGGTCAACGTGGACCgcttttttcctgtcctttatcCAAAA GCTTCAAGACTAATTGTCACCTTTGATGAACATGTGATAAGCAACAATTTCAAGTTTGGGATCGTTTATCAAAAATTTGGACAG ACTTCAGAGGAAGAGCTGTTTGGAAACAGTGATGAGAGTTCTGCCTTTGTAGAATTCCTGGAGTTTCTAGGAGAGAAAATTGAGCTGCACAACTTTAAAGG TTTCCGTGGAGGGTTAGACGTGACTCACGGGCAGACTGGCACTGAATCTGTCTACTGCAACTACCGCAACAAAGAGGTCATGTTCCATGTGTCCACAAAGCTGCCTTACACAGAAGGGGACACCCAGCAG TTGCAGAGAAAGAGGCACATAGGAAACGACATCGTGGCCATCGTATTCCAAGAGGAAAACACTCCCTTCGTCCCCGACATGATCGCCTCCAACTTTCTCCACGCCTACGTTGTGGTCCAAGTGGTCAACCCCTGCTCTGACAATGTCCTCTACAGG GTGTCGGTGACAGCGCGGGATGACGTACCTTTCTTTGGCCCGGCCCTCCCAAACCCTGCTGTCTTTAAAAAA GGCCCTGAATTCCATGAATTCCTTTTTACTAAGCTCATCAATGCAGAATACGCCTGCTACAAAGCTGAGAAATTTGCCAAATTAGAG GAACGAACGCGGTCTGCCTTGTTAGAAACCCTTTATGAGGAGCTCCACGTGAACAGCCAGGCCATGATGGGCgttggaggagaggatgacAAACTGGAAAatgggagtggaggaggagggggcttCTTTGAGTCCTTCAAG TCTTTGATAATCCCCGGGAAAAGCCCGACTAGGAAAAAGTCAGGTCCTTTCAGCTCCAGGAGAAGCAGTGCTATCGGTattgaaaacattcaagaagtccaggagaggag CAGTAGAGAGAGCTCCCCAAATACCCAGAAGACCCCTGACAGCGGGCACATCTCTCAAGACCCCAAATCTGACAACTCGTCCAATCAGAGCTCTCCTGAAGTGCTCACAACAGCAAAGAACAG TTCTTATCTCGGTGGCAGGGCCCCATCTATCCCTGAGGGTCAAGACCTCTCCCGCTCCTCCTCCAACGCTAGCAGCTTCGCCAGTGTGGTGGAGGACAATGAGACAGAGGCAACAGAGGACTACGACACGGGCATG GAGAGTCTGTCGTCTGCCGGGACGCCACACAAGCGGGACTCCCTCACCTACAGCACCTGGCTGGAGGACAGCATCAGCACCACCAGTACCAACAGTCGTGGTAACTCCCCAG GGCCTGGTAAACCTGAACGAGGGAAGGGGACAGACATACGtatcaaactggaacgaccacACGATCATCAGTCCTCATCA aaCTGTTAG